A single window of Pieris rapae chromosome 4, ilPieRapa1.1, whole genome shotgun sequence DNA harbors:
- the LOC110992715 gene encoding uncharacterized protein LOC110992715 isoform X1: protein MARMGIVYLVAFCLFQYAVGFEQHFQFCNNNTKVRSCTPQILGEGNSDDDSCKLEIIPPNSSDCVDSFGPIENNAHIGGVSLHPYILPVEVKTSTEYHSNNYTVLNITFSNIKWKTMKFRFQKYNNKESHCRNIVISNDVTFNDQSVLYYDCYWSLTDGDYNGQSHILDFEATDDYVVNRGRYYFNIPSAQMLSPTISEKDWKPFVYIEILTPTMNLHIIPPPAQLKIHSYQIDVMKQCDHKNQCEELVKTAIIKVKNSTKEVTYTYSLLNSPGLYYFKVTPQHEKCKGQMLECQFVESPRITIKSEVHQAMNICIASITALILATLFIYYIVLRGIRRYWCKEYGQGRSKIPPPTKVLIIYPTASRLHAECVASFVTYLRAEYGFDIMYDGDISTTSHGDPYIWAEEAFKLASHIVYVVGPAEDTNLYNNIYDKPIITAHKVDLLLLSLLRSTKTSKPKKYVVNVFFEHSDGDIPVETRNDRVFFLIKDWQKFVAYLSRNLLPRKQLMRTEKGKCFLDDLSRAKKLLSNSRDDHVIKFDKNCVEKKAVL, encoded by the exons atggCTAGGATGGGGATTGTTTATTTAGTagcattttgtttatttcaatatgcTGTTGGTTTCGAGCAGCATTTTCAGTTTTGTAACAACAACACAAAAGTGCGAAGCTGTACGCCCCAG ATACTAGGAGAGGGTAATTCTGATGATGACAGCTGCAAACTCGAAATTATACCACCAAATAGTTCAGATTGTGTAGACAGTTTTGGTCCCATAGAGAATAATGCTCATATTGGTGGTGTAAGCTTACACCCATATATTTTACCAGTTGAAGTTAAAACCAGCACAGAATATCATAGCAATAACTATACTGTGTTAAATATCACATTCAGTAATATAAAGTGGAAAA caaTGAAGTTtcgttttcaaaaatataataacaaagagAGTCACTGTAGGAACATTGTAATATCTAATGATGTAACATTTAATGATCAGTCAGTGCTATATTATGATTGTTATTGGTCATTGACTGATGGTGACTATAATGGTCAAAGCCATATACTAGATTTTGAGGCCACAGATGATTATGTTGTCAATAGAGGCAGATATTACTTCAACATTCCATCTGCGCAAATGCtaa gcCCAACTATTAGTGAAAAAGATTGGAAACCATTTGTttacattgaaatattaacaCCAACTATGAACCTGCATATAATACCACCCCCAGCGcaactaaaaatacattccTACCAAATAGATGTGATGAAACAATGTGATCATAAGAACCAATGTGAGGAATTAGTTAAAACCGCTATCATCAAAGTGAAGAATAGTACAAAAGAAGTGACATATACCTATAGTCTTCTGAATTCACCTGGactttactattttaaagtaaCACCTCAGCATGAAAAGTGTAAAGGACAAATGTTAGAATGCCAGTTTGTAGAAAGCCCAAGGATTACAAtaa AAAGTGAGGTGCATCAAGCTATGAATATCTGCATAGCAAGCATAACGGCTCTCATCCTGgcaacattgtttatttattacatagttCTACGCGGAATTCGACGATACTGGTGCAAGGAATACGGCCAAGGTAGATCTA AAATTCCTCCACCAACAAAGGTCCTGATAATATACCCGACTGCCAGCCGTCTCCACGCAGAATGCGTAGCTTCCTTTGTCACCTACCTTCGTGCGGAATACGGATTCGATATTATGTACGATGGCGACATTTCTACCACATCGCACGGAGACCCCTACATATGGGCGGAAGAGGCTTTCAAACTCGCTTCTCACATTGTCTACGTAGTTGGACCAGCTGAGGACACAAATCTCTACAACAATATATACGATAAACCTATCATAACCGCCCACAAAGTCGATCTTCTCCTGCTATCCCTCCTCCGGTCCACAAAAACTTCGAAGCCCAAAAAGTATGTCGTGAACGTATTCTTCGAACACTCGGACGGCGATATACCAGTCGAAACGAGAAACGATCGAGTTTTCTTCCTAATAAAGGATTGGCAAAAGTTTGTTGCGTACTTATCGAGGAATTTGTTGCCGAGGAAACAACTGATGCGAACAGAGAAGGGTAAGTGCTTTTTGGACGATTTGTCTAGGGCTAAGAAGTTGCTGAGCAACAGTCGTGACGATCACGTCATAAAGTTTGATAAGAATTGCGTTGAGAAGAAAGCTGTGCTGTGA
- the LOC110992715 gene encoding uncharacterized protein LOC110992715 isoform X2 encodes MARMGIVYLVAFCLFQYAVGFEQHFQFCNNNTKVRSCTPQILGEGNSDDDSCKLEIIPPNSSDCVDSFGPIENNAHIGGVSLHPYILPVEVKTSTEYHSNNYTVLNITFSNIKWKTMKFRFQKYNNKESHCRNIVISNDVTFNDQSVLYYDCYWSLTDGDYNGQSHILDFEATDDYVVNRGRYYFNIPSAQMLSPTISEKDWKPFVYIEILTPTMNLHIIPPPAQLKIHSYQIDVMKQCDHKNQCEELVKTAIIKVKNSTKEVTYTYSLLNSPGLYYFKVTPQHEKCKGQMLECQFVESPRITIKSEVHQAMNICIASITALILATLFIYYIVLRGIRRYWCKEYGQEIPPPTKVLIIYPTASRLHAECVASFVTYLRAEYGFDIMYDGDISTTSHGDPYIWAEEAFKLASHIVYVVGPAEDTNLYNNIYDKPIITAHKVDLLLLSLLRSTKTSKPKKYVVNVFFEHSDGDIPVETRNDRVFFLIKDWQKFVAYLSRNLLPRKQLMRTEKGKCFLDDLSRAKKLLSNSRDDHVIKFDKNCVEKKAVL; translated from the exons atggCTAGGATGGGGATTGTTTATTTAGTagcattttgtttatttcaatatgcTGTTGGTTTCGAGCAGCATTTTCAGTTTTGTAACAACAACACAAAAGTGCGAAGCTGTACGCCCCAG ATACTAGGAGAGGGTAATTCTGATGATGACAGCTGCAAACTCGAAATTATACCACCAAATAGTTCAGATTGTGTAGACAGTTTTGGTCCCATAGAGAATAATGCTCATATTGGTGGTGTAAGCTTACACCCATATATTTTACCAGTTGAAGTTAAAACCAGCACAGAATATCATAGCAATAACTATACTGTGTTAAATATCACATTCAGTAATATAAAGTGGAAAA caaTGAAGTTtcgttttcaaaaatataataacaaagagAGTCACTGTAGGAACATTGTAATATCTAATGATGTAACATTTAATGATCAGTCAGTGCTATATTATGATTGTTATTGGTCATTGACTGATGGTGACTATAATGGTCAAAGCCATATACTAGATTTTGAGGCCACAGATGATTATGTTGTCAATAGAGGCAGATATTACTTCAACATTCCATCTGCGCAAATGCtaa gcCCAACTATTAGTGAAAAAGATTGGAAACCATTTGTttacattgaaatattaacaCCAACTATGAACCTGCATATAATACCACCCCCAGCGcaactaaaaatacattccTACCAAATAGATGTGATGAAACAATGTGATCATAAGAACCAATGTGAGGAATTAGTTAAAACCGCTATCATCAAAGTGAAGAATAGTACAAAAGAAGTGACATATACCTATAGTCTTCTGAATTCACCTGGactttactattttaaagtaaCACCTCAGCATGAAAAGTGTAAAGGACAAATGTTAGAATGCCAGTTTGTAGAAAGCCCAAGGATTACAAtaa AAAGTGAGGTGCATCAAGCTATGAATATCTGCATAGCAAGCATAACGGCTCTCATCCTGgcaacattgtttatttattacatagttCTACGCGGAATTCGACGATACTGGTGCAAGGAATACGGCCAAG AAATTCCTCCACCAACAAAGGTCCTGATAATATACCCGACTGCCAGCCGTCTCCACGCAGAATGCGTAGCTTCCTTTGTCACCTACCTTCGTGCGGAATACGGATTCGATATTATGTACGATGGCGACATTTCTACCACATCGCACGGAGACCCCTACATATGGGCGGAAGAGGCTTTCAAACTCGCTTCTCACATTGTCTACGTAGTTGGACCAGCTGAGGACACAAATCTCTACAACAATATATACGATAAACCTATCATAACCGCCCACAAAGTCGATCTTCTCCTGCTATCCCTCCTCCGGTCCACAAAAACTTCGAAGCCCAAAAAGTATGTCGTGAACGTATTCTTCGAACACTCGGACGGCGATATACCAGTCGAAACGAGAAACGATCGAGTTTTCTTCCTAATAAAGGATTGGCAAAAGTTTGTTGCGTACTTATCGAGGAATTTGTTGCCGAGGAAACAACTGATGCGAACAGAGAAGGGTAAGTGCTTTTTGGACGATTTGTCTAGGGCTAAGAAGTTGCTGAGCAACAGTCGTGACGATCACGTCATAAAGTTTGATAAGAATTGCGTTGAGAAGAAAGCTGTGCTGTGA